The sequence CCACACAAGATGCTGATGGAGTTCCTCTACATCCTGTATCTGGAACCTTCCGGGGACGTTAAGAAGTCCGCTACGTACGAGCAGAGCTTCTTGTACAACGTCACGGACTACAGCTTGTGGCTCTTCTCCAGAGACGGCTCGACCGTCTCCTCTCCTGCGAACTACTCACACATCCATCACCCTCTGTGGACACTTCCTGACTGGCTGCATTCCATTTACATATTCGATCCTGATTGGAGCGAATCCGAGGCGGACTTCCACGAAATAATCGCATCCCCATCGGCGGGAGATAGCCTGCAGGTCGTCATCGAGTGGGAGAAAGAGGTTGGGGAAGGCTTTCCGTTATGGATTCTGGCAGCAATCGTCGTGCTGATCGTCTCCGCAATCGTCCTGGTCTTCATGTGGAAGAGAAGCCGGGAACCTGAGGAGAAGGAGGAGACCGAGGAACCCAGCGAAAGACCTGAGGCGGTCAAGGGGCGAAGAGAGGAAATCGCCGAATCGCTCAGGGAGGCGGAGGCGACCTTTGCCGCAGGTCACATTTCCAAGCCGTTCTACGAGGATTTGAAGAGCAAGTACGAGGGCGAGCTCGACGAGGTCGAGGGGCAGCAAGAGGACCCGGAAATCGTTGCCCTCAAGGGCGAGAAGGAGAAGCTGCTCAGGGCCATCAAGGGCCTGCAGAGGAAGCGGGATGAGGGGGAGATCTCCGAGAGCGCATTTCAGAGGCTCGTGGAGGACTATAAGAAAAGGGCGATCGACATCATGAAGCAGATCGACCAGAGAAGAGGCTAGGATCCCGTTCCCTGCAGAGTCTAGGATAAGATTTATCCGCTAAATCGCCGTTATACTCCTCACGGAAATGCCCAGGGACTCCGTAGAGAAAGGAAGACGCCGACTGATGAGGTTCCTCATTGCCGGCCTCACGATACTCGCCTTCGTGGCGGCTTATGTCCTCGTTGAGACAGATGTCGCCAAGGAGGAGCCGGATCCGTCACACGACTTCTTTGGCACGCGCGACGAGGATTGCGCGTCCTGCCACTACTCTATAAACCAGACTCTGGCGGGAGGGAAGCATGCGGGAAGGCCATGCACGACTTGCCACGATCCGACGGTCATATCCGAGCTCAAGATAATCATGGAATGCGACTTCTGCCATGGGCGCAAGCACAACTACACTTATCCAGAGTGCATCGAATGTCACGATCCGCACGCCACTGGTTTCAAGCATGACGTGTCCAATCACCTCTGTTCGGACTGCCACGCCAACGAGACCGTGGAGCTGGACATGGGACCGCACAGCTGGCAGCACTGTACGAACTGCCACGGGAATCACAGCGTCGTGTCCAATGGATGTGACACGTGCCATGGGCGCAAGCACAGCGAGTGGATCAGCGGTGGGTACGAGTACCCAGAATGCCTTGAATGCCATGAGGCGATGAACGCGAGCTTCAAACACAACGTATCGAACGAACTCTGCAAGGACTGCCATTCCTCCGAGTTCCAGAAACTGCAAGATGGAGGTCACAGCGGAGAGGATTGCACGGAGTGTCATACTCAGCATCAGGTCGTCAGAACGACCTGCGACGATGAACGGTGCCATGGTCAGGAGCATGGCTATTCATATCCCAAGTGCCTGGAGTGTCATGAGCCGATGCAGGCAACACCTGGATCCCCGGAGTTCGAGCTCTCGGACGAGGGCATTGCGTTCGCGATTATCGCAGTCTCCGCAACACTTGTCCTCTCGACCGTGCTGATTGCCCACATGAGGAAGAAGGAGGGATAGCTCTATGACCGAGAAGGCTGGGAATCCTTTCTCCGCCATACTCTCGCGCTTGGGCGGGCTCTTCAAAAGAAGCCGCGACTGGATATTGTCCAGGACCGGGCTTGAGGAGTTCATTCGGGAGACCGAGGGAAGGAAGGTTCCCAAGCATGCCCTCAATCCTGTCTACTGCCTGGGCGGCGTGACCTTTGTGGCGTTGGCTATCCTTGGCATCACTGGCATCTTCCTGTCCGCACACTACGAGCCTTCGATTCTGAGGGCACAACGGAGCATCCAGATCATATCGAACGAGATTCCTTTCGGCTTCTACGTCAGGAGTGTCCACGGCTGGTCGGCGAACATAATGGTCATCACAATCCTCCTTCATACCCTCAGAGTCTTCATCACGGGATCGTACAAGAACCCAAGGGAGTTCACATGGGTGAGCGGTGTTCTCCTGCTTGTGTTCACGTTCACCTTCATCATGACGGGTTACACCCTTCTCTGGGATGAGAGGTCCTATTTCGCAGCCACGTCCTTTGCAGGACTCGTTGATGGCCTACAATCGATACCCGTGATAGGAGGAGCCTTCGGCTGGCTCACCTCGTGGGTGACTGACACGTTCATCGGCCTATCAGTGACGGGAGAAGGCATCCTCACGAGAGCCTACTGGATGCACGTGACAGTGCTTCCCCTCGTGACGCTCGTTTTCATTCTTTCCCACTTCTACCTCATAAGAACGCACGGGATAAGTGGTCCGCTATGACTGAAGAGATGGAGGAGGTTCCCGACGAGGCTATCGAAGAAGGGAGACCTTTCCTTCCCAATCATCTAGTTGAGGAGATAGGCGTCATATTCCTCTTCACTGGAATCATCCTCATCTTTGCATCAATCTACAGGCCCGAAGAACTTGCCCTCCCGCACGTCTTCTTCGCTGGGGTCCTGGAGATGATGAGAGGCATCGCTCCCTGGTTCGCCACGGTCGTCCTCACGATTCTTGTCATTTTCCTTCTGGCTCTCCCGTTCCTGGACAGATCCGAGGAAACGCATCCTCTCAAGAGGAGGTTGTTCGTTCTGATCGTCCTGGCGGTCATTGCCATGTGGGTAGCATTCACGATCATGGGGTTCTAGATGAGCGGAAAGGCGAAGATGTCCAGCGGAAGAAGGGTCCTGATGTCCACGATCGTGCTCTTGGTGGTCTCGGGGATCTCGTTGGCATTGGCGGTTCAAGCCAGCGGTCAGCTCCTGAAAGGATTTGACGTTCTATCCCTGTCGCTGTTGCTGGTCTCCTCGTACATCACGTTGATCGGTATCTATTCGATTGCGACCATCTTCTACAACGTTGACAAGCTGAGCGGGAGGCAGAAGAGGACCCTGAGATTCCTCGAGATCCGCAGGGAAACGGGTGAGGGACGCGAATGAAGGCGAGAGAAGACGAGTTTCCGACACTGGCGGTCCTGATACTGGTCCTCTTCGCTGTGACCGCAAGCACGTTCGCTTTCGCCCTCCTCAGGGCGATTGGGAGCAGATACCAGGAGAGCGTCTTCCTTTTCGGGGTGGCATTCATAGTCCTGGCGTTCGCCGTGTTCACGTACCGATTCTATGGCTATCCGGACAGGAGACAGGAATCAACTGAGGAGGACTAGCTCTCGCCGGGACCGCCCACAAGTCGCTCCTTTATCATGCCCCTCTTTGTGTATCCGAGATAGAAGAAGATCCCGAGGGCACCCCCGATCAGAGCGACGGAGAGGATGATTACCACGATGGGGTCGCCCTGAGACCTCGCATTGTCGATCAGGCTGGATACGTCCTCCACGCCCAAGACATCAGAGTGAGAAGATGCTATCCTCCCGCTGCCATCGATGACGAACATGTGAGGCACCGACCTCACTCCATAGGACTCCGTCACATCTCCAGGATCCATCAGGAAGGTCCAGTTTGCCTCCTGAGACTCTCTGAAAGTTCGCAAGATCTCGTTGTTGTCCGATAGACTCACGCTTATCGAAACGATGACCAGGTCGCTCTCACTGTAGACTCCCCGGACGTCCTTGAGGACACCGATCTCCTGTTTACATGCATCGCAGGTTGTGAACATGAAATTCAGGATGACGACCCTTCCCCTTTGCTCGGACAGCGTGAAGTCTTGACCGTAGACATCGGCACCTGTGAAGCCCGGAGCAGGTTCCTCGATCAAGAAGAGAAGAGTCAGGCCTGAAGCGAGCAGGACAATGGCAATCAGGACCGCTTTCTTCATCGTTACCGCCCGAAATCCGAGGGGTTGCCTCAGTACCTTGACGAGCATCCTACGAGTATGTCGTCTGCATCGATCTCGTAAGTGCTCACGTTCAGGTGGAACATCCCTGTGACAACGACATCCTTTCCGTTCGCAAAGGCATCGGGGACATAGATGTAACTGACCACTATCGAGTACGTCTCACCCGTCAGATTGAAGGTGCTGCTGGTCTGAGACCAAGCCGTCACCTGCCCTCTAATCTCGACCTCCTTGTCCACGTACTTGGCGGGGTCGGCCATCACGTTGTCCACTGTGTCATAGGGGTCCGCGGGGGCGGAGCTCAGGAATATGACCACGAGAATGATAACAATGGCAAGCACAACGATGATCTTCAGCACGAGCCGCTTCTTCGCATCGGATTTCGGTGCCTGCGGGGGTTCCCTACTTCCCTCCAATTTCCATGACCTCCTTCAGCAAGTCGATCTCCCTCTTTATCCTGTTCTGTCTGTGCGTGAGATAGAGCACATAGAGAACGATTCCTGCCCAGATGACCAGATAGGCCCAGTAGAACTGCTCAACCCCTATCATTCTGCGTCCTCCAGCTGTTCTTTGATTCCTTCAATCTCGATTACTGACCTCTCGATAGCAATCCGCCTAGAAAAAAGTGTCGCGTATACGAGCGTGAAAGCTACGACCCCCAACATGAGAACCGCTCCCGCCTCGGCAGAGAGATGACCCTGAGATGTCGCCACGACGTTCGGATGGAGGCTGGTCCAGATTCTCGACGAGAGGAAGGAGATAGGCACCGCCGCGAAGCCGAGTATGCCGAAGATTGCAGCGACTCTGGGGATGCTCTCATGTCTCACCGCCCCGGCTCTTATGGCGACATATGCGATGAAGATCAGCCACAGGACGAATGTCGAGAAGAGCTTCGTATCGTTCCAGTCCCAGTAGTAGCCCCACTCTGCCTTGGCCCAGAGTGCCCCGGAGATGACGGCGACAGAGCAGAAGACCAGACCCACCTCGGCGGACGAAAGCGCCCAGGTGTCCCATTTCTGACCGCCCTTCCAGAGGTAAACTGCGCTGCAAGCGAGCACGACCCCGAAGGCCAGGAACGAGGTCCAGGCGGCTGGAACGTGGAGGTAGAATATCTTGGCCGAGTACGGCGATCTCCAGCCCGCGGGCTCGTCTGGGTCATCCGCTATCTCGATCTCTCTGGCCGCTATGCCGACATCGGGCTCCAGTCTTCCCAGGACATACACGGTGGTTCCGTTCACGATCCCTGCGTCAAGGTCGCCCGAGCCCGCATACGAGACGTTGATGAATACAGCGCTCGTGATGTCTTCGAGGGCGAATTCGGTCCCGATGAGATCCTGCACGACACCTTTCACTCTGATGTCGTCACCAGTGTAGTCATCCTGATGATACAAGACAGTGGAAACGTCCACGGGTTCGAGCGGGGCGTAGTGGAACGCCGCTAGAACCGTCGCAACGACGAATATCACCGCCAAGAGCACAAGCACAAAGTCAATCAG comes from Candidatus Thermoplasmatota archaeon and encodes:
- a CDS encoding cytochrome b N-terminal domain-containing protein; translation: MTEKAGNPFSAILSRLGGLFKRSRDWILSRTGLEEFIRETEGRKVPKHALNPVYCLGGVTFVALAILGITGIFLSAHYEPSILRAQRSIQIISNEIPFGFYVRSVHGWSANIMVITILLHTLRVFITGSYKNPREFTWVSGVLLLVFTFTFIMTGYTLLWDERSYFAATSFAGLVDGLQSIPVIGGAFGWLTSWVTDTFIGLSVTGEGILTRAYWMHVTVLPLVTLVFILSHFYLIRTHGISGPL
- a CDS encoding cytochrome c maturation protein CcmE; the protein is MEGSREPPQAPKSDAKKRLVLKIIVVLAIVIILVVIFLSSAPADPYDTVDNVMADPAKYVDKEVEIRGQVTAWSQTSSTFNLTGETYSIVVSYIYVPDAFANGKDVVVTGMFHLNVSTYEIDADDILVGCSSRY
- a CDS encoding cytochrome c biogenesis protein, whose protein sequence is METRKLIDFVLVLLAVIFVVATVLAAFHYAPLEPVDVSTVLYHQDDYTGDDIRVKGVVQDLIGTEFALEDITSAVFINVSYAGSGDLDAGIVNGTTVYVLGRLEPDVGIAAREIEIADDPDEPAGWRSPYSAKIFYLHVPAAWTSFLAFGVVLACSAVYLWKGGQKWDTWALSSAEVGLVFCSVAVISGALWAKAEWGYYWDWNDTKLFSTFVLWLIFIAYVAIRAGAVRHESIPRVAAIFGILGFAAVPISFLSSRIWTSLHPNVVATSQGHLSAEAGAVLMLGVVAFTLVYATLFSRRIAIERSVIEIEGIKEQLEDAE
- a CDS encoding CcmD family protein, encoding MIGVEQFYWAYLVIWAGIVLYVLYLTHRQNRIKREIDLLKEVMEIGGK
- a CDS encoding TlpA family protein disulfide reductase, encoding MLVKVLRQPLGFRAVTMKKAVLIAIVLLASGLTLLFLIEEPAPGFTGADVYGQDFTLSEQRGRVVILNFMFTTCDACKQEIGVLKDVRGVYSESDLVIVSISVSLSDNNEILRTFRESQEANWTFLMDPGDVTESYGVRSVPHMFVIDGSGRIASSHSDVLGVEDVSSLIDNARSQGDPIVVIILSVALIGGALGIFFYLGYTKRGMIKERLVGGPGES